CATCTGCATACGCGCTTTCTCTTCATTGCTTAACCAGCTGAGAACAGGCAACTGCACAGAGCTGCGTGTGGCTGCAATTCCACATGAAGCATGTCTGGAAATACGTTTAGCACGATGATATTTCCAATCATTCATAGACTGTTTCTTACCATAAAAATAAGGCCATAAAACAGCATTAAGAGTTTCATTAAAATCACGGACCGTAAAAGCCGTACAACGTAGCTCATTTATTGGCTTTAATTATTTGATTTAAACACTCACAGTGTTTTCTATTCTTTAGGAGTCCAAACGTCTTCCTTGTTTTGCAAACTGCCCAAGGAGAAAAGCCACACCTCTGCATGTGAGATAAGGCTGTGAGTTGCACAGGGTGAGGGCTGGGAGGCAGGGAAGGGCAGCGCAGCAAGGAAAAAGCCTTGTTAAGCCTGTTTTAAAGCTTCAACAAAAACTGAGACCAGTACAAGTACTCCCCAAGGTTGTTTTTATTatggaattcatttttcttccatacatATCATTTAACGTGtacatatagatagatagatagatacacTGGTCTGTTTTTATCTTCCAAAATGACCAAGAACAGAACGGTTCCATGCAGGAACTCAGGGTACTTCtgcaataaaagcagaagtacaAAGGACAAAAAGTCTTACTGTTTTTTTTAGCCTGAATTACTTGCTTAGGTGGCATCAGAATGTCATTTCTTATACCACATCAACTGATCGGTCAGCAAATTACTATTTAACccaattcatttcaaaacaaattggATTACTGCACATCTTATTGAAGGCTTTTAGACAATTAAGACTGGTTTCCTCATCAGCCTGCAGTGATCTTTTACACACAGACTACATGATATGTCAGTTAAAAACTACCAGAGCACATTAGCTCATAGAACCGCATAATTGTAAGAGTCAGAACTCTCCATCTGTGCAAAATCTTCCCAGAAAAGGAAGGCTTCTGAAACAGACCTCACCAAGATCCCACGCCTGGTGCTCTGCTGGCAGGACTCAAGGCAGGATATGGAGGGTTACCACAATGTGGCACTTCCCTGTGACACCTGGAACTGTTCTCACCTTCAGTTTCCTCCCGTCAGCTCACAGGCACCAGCGGTAACCCTGCACCATGAGAGGGCAGCAGCCACAAGAGTCTATTCCAGGACAGAAGCTGCAGTTCTGATGAGCAGTGGTTTAGCTGCCTCTAGAATATCCAGTTCAGGGTCCAGTGAACGACCAAGACCTTCCAGAACCATGATGGCAAAGATGATGGAAGCAAAATTGCTCTCGAGCTTCACCTAGAAACACAAGAGACAGTGGAGCTTCTGAGCTCATTTAACAGAGGTATGAGCTCTGGCTAAGTTGGGGAGAAGCAGGGGAGAGCTTAAGCAGGTCCAAAAATAAGAACACAGTTTCAGGGGAAGTACCCTAAGACAACCCAAaagtttatttctcatttccatgtAATTTTCCATACTAGAGCAGCAGAAGGTTAAGATTACTTGCTACTGCTAATGTGGTTTTAAACCATGGCAGTATCCAACCTACTTGAACACATGCAGTTGGGTAAGGGGCAGCTCACCTTCTGAGGGGCCACAAAAGAGCTCTACATACCACAGAGGAAACAGCCCCCTGCTCTGCCTGTACACAGACAGTTCCCAGCCAGGCGCTACCACTGCATCAAGGTACACCAGGGCACTAAGAAATAATAGTCACAGTCCCCCTCCTTGTCAGCCCCTTGCAATCCCAGTACTTCTCCCTCCCCAGTGAACTTCCAGCTACTGAAAGCAGACTATGACAGCTCCTCACCTTATGTGTCATCAGTAATTTAAAGACACTGGAGAGGAGATTTGCCACCTGAAGCTGGAATACAAAAGGAGAAGTTAATGGAGTACCTGTGAGCCATACGCAGGACAGGTAGGATTCGAAGTGTTTGTTAGCCTTTAGTCTTAGTGGTGGTACAAGATTACTGGGCTGAGGATGGCCAACAAGGTGTGATCCTTCCCACCCTGCTCAGGATAAGGAGGTCACTTCTGACCCATGGTTCTGTTTATTTGCCAGCCCAGCAAGGCTGAAAACATCTCATAGCAGTACATGGTAGGCATTAATTTCCTCAGTACCTCCGTACTATATTCTATGAAGTGCCAGGCTGGCCTTCACCAAAAGGATACAAGCTGTAACATCAGGTTTAGTGACTCCTCAAAGAGGGACGGCAGGTGTTAGAGATCTAAAGACCAAATCTAAACACACACGGTTTCATTTTTAGATAGAGGGAAATAAGATTTTAGAGATTTTACTTCATCTGAGGCACTAAAAGCTCCAAGTGTGCATGGCACTGATGGGATCACAGCTGGCCTTTCCACATGGGCCACTTCAAAAGCCAAGCTGCACTAAAGTACAGCTACATGAGGGTGGGACATGGTTTGTGGACTTGCCTTTCCCAGAGCAATAGTGTTCCTTCGAACTTTGGTCACTAGTTCTGCCATTTCAGCTTTGAATCGCTCAATATCCTGGCATTGGTTGGCCCGAGCATGATGAAGAATCAGTTCTGCCACTTTCTCCCCCTGTGAAACAAGTGGAAAAGAAGAATCAGCAGAACTAGATCGCTGTTACCAGCGGGTCTACAGGGAGCTGCTCTGACAGAACAGGTGGGGTGGAATCCCCCCCATGTACAAAGGCAGCCCTTAAGGAGCATGAGTAACCAGGAGCACAGTGACCAGGATGGACAAACAGGGCACAGTGTGGCAGTTTGCAAGGCAGTTCACACAGGCAGGGTGAGCAGGGAGGGCAAGAACTCTGTGGGCTACAGAGTTGAGTTCCAATAGGTGATTTTTGCCCACAAAGTTCAGGGTTATCATCCAATCCACAAAACCTGGCTTCACAGCTGGTGCCACCACCAAAACTAGGGTGTATTTTGACAATGGGATGCCTTGGATAGCACCAGGCTTGCAGGAACCAGTTGAGTTTCACCTCTCTCAAAGGTGGAAGGCAGTTTATGGAGAAAAGTTAGCTGGGCTTATTTACAGGGCTTTAGACTAGGTTTGAAGAGTGAAGGGTGTGATAGTGAGCCTTCCAGAACAAGGTGCAGGACAGTATAGCTAAGCTAGAGGGACAAGGTGCTAATGGAGGCCCTTGACCTGCTGCCCTGAGATGTACTGGCACCACTGCAGCACAACTGAAATCATAACAAGCCAGGGACGGCTGAGACAGTAGGAGATTGCAACAGGGAAACTCAGGGGAAATAATTCAAGGGAATCAAGGAGTTATCTTCCAAGAAGGCAACATGACCAGCTGCCCAGCTGAACTGCCCCTAAACTGATGCACACAGCTTGGGAAACAAACGGGAGCAGCTGGAAGCCACACCATGCTTCTAGAATGTCATGATGTAGTTGTTGTCACTGAAACCTGGTGGATGATTCCCATGACTGGAATGTGGCTATTGAGGGCTACGAGTTCTTCACCTGTAGGTACCTACAGAATAAGGAAGGGAGGAGGCATTGTTCTCTTTATCAAGGAAGGAACAAAGGGTGAAGAGCTGTCCCTGAAGAATGGCCACAAGCGAGTCAAAAGTTATGGGTGGGAGTCAGAGACAACAAAGGGAGCCTTGTGGATAGGGTCTGCTACTGGCTGCCCAATCAAGTGGAGCCTGTTGATGAagccttcttcctccagctATAGGAGGCATCACAAAActcagatgattctatgaacaacCCCCAAGCAGCCAGAAGTGGCACCAGAAGCACTCTAAACCAAGTGGCTGCTTTCTGTCAAACCCATTCAGTCTCCTGGGCAACTGAACTTGCTCCATTTCAGTAGCCTGTTGCTTTAGCTGTGCATCTTATCTCTGTCTGGTAGGCTTTCCAAGCTAGCAAGTGTGCTCTGCTTCCCTGGGGAGGactgtaaaggaaaacagaaagagagctACAGTTTGGCCACCAGGCTGTCCAGCTGTCTCCATTCCCCAACCTCAATGACCTAACACCGTGACAGAGGCCTCACCTGGCCCTGGACCACAGCAGTGAAAACTGCTCTGAAGTTCTGCATGTCAGCACTCTGCAGCTCCGCCACGATCCCTgcatccagcagcaccaggcagagcTGTTTGAAGGGCGGCTGCACTTCCACGATGAGCGTGTCACACAGATCCACGATGGCAGTCTGCTCTTTGTAGCTGGTGCTGACGCAGGCTGTGCCTTGCACCAGGATGTTCCCAGGGTGCAGATCGGCATGGACAAAGTTGTCAACAAAGACCTAGAAGATGAGCAAGTTCTTAGAGCGGTTGATTCCAACCAAACCTGCCCATACCCACCTCGCATACCAAGCCCCAGGGCAGGACAACACGTTTGTTCCCTGTTGTTGTTCATGTGTGACAATTTTGCGGGCACAGACGACAGGCAAAGCTGGGCCTCTGCAAGATCACGCATCTCTCATTAgttcttggagaactgggggTAGGTGTGGAACGCTGGAGGCAcggccaatgtcactccagtcttcaaaaaggcAAGAAGAAGACTCTGAAATAAACTTATACGGCAGTCAGCCTAGCCTTCTGTCCCAGGCAAGGTGATGCGAACAGCCTTGTTGCTGGATGCTCTTCTTCCAGCAACTCTGCTGGTGATAAAGGAGTTATCAGGGAGTaactcagcatgggttcacaaGGGGAGGTCGTGCTCGACAACCTAGGTGGCCTTTTATAAGATTGTTCCTGGCTGGAGTGGACAAGACGAGAGAGGGCGGTAGATGTAGctctaccttgatttcagtaaagGCTTTTTGATTACTGTCCCCCATTGACATCCTATTAacaagctgaggaagtatggtATAGATGAAGTGGACgtgaagtgggttgagaattggctgactggaCAGAGTGCGGAGGGTTGTCGCGTTGGCGGTGCCGAGTggtctggctggaggcctgaTAAACTAGCTGGCAGTccccccaggggtctgtacgTAGGTCGGCGTCTTGTATTCAACATTTCATCAACGACCTTGGTCATGAGGAcgatagtgaccaccctcagcaagtttgctcgatgacacgaagttgggagcGATTGGCTGAATGCCTTGAAGCTGTGTGCCATTCCGCGAGACCTTGgacagctgagagctggggcagCTAAGAACACGACTCAGAAAAGCGCATTTCAACAAAACGCACACAAAACCACAGACTAAGAAGTCTCTAACAACCTTGAACGCTAGAACACTCACCTCTGACCACAAAACTATGCAACACAGTACCAAACGGCATGCGCGGAAAACACCTCGACTGAAACCTCGTAGACGGAGCTATGTTGAGAGAACCTGCGGTGTTCCGGGTGCGAGACAGcttgaccatgagccagcagtgtgcccttgcaaGCCAAAAAGGCCAAAATGGGTATCATATACTGGGAGTTAGTTAAAAGACATTGTAGTCCAGCAGGTCGAGGAGGTTGATACCTCCACATCTACTCTGGCCCTGGTTGAGGCCTTCATTTCTCGGCAATATCGTGCCAGTTCGGGCTCCAGTACAAAAAATTCAGGGATCTCTGgggaaagagtccagcggagcCACTCAAATGagtgaagggcctggagcatctcccctatgaggagaggaCTTAGGAACTGGGCCTGTTGTAGCCTTGAAAAAGCAGCTTGAGTAAGGGGACTTGATCCAGTTTTATAcaatacctgaggtgtgggagccataggTGGTTGAGGcttggtctcttttcagtagatGTGTTGGGATAGACTAGGGTAATGGGATGAAGTACCAGCTATAGGAAGTTTTCGCATGAATGTCgttaagaacttctttacagtacgtgacggagcactggacagggctgcccaggaggttgGTGGAggttctccttctctggagatatttaagacccgcctggacgcctacctgtgtgatgtggttGAGGGAAGCCTAGCTTTGGCAGGGGTTACGGACTCAGATATTGATCTCTTAGAGTCCCTATCCAAACCCTACAAattcctgtgattctgtgttgaAAGAGGGCGGGTGCTACCAGCCTAGGAgagtcagcagagctgcatgaaGCAATCCTGCCCATCTGTGAGAGAGAAGGTAGAACAGTGAGAAGTTCCAGCAGGTAGTTCTCTCCAACAATAAGCCCTGCACTCAGTGTAGGCTGGTGAGCCTTGGCAACAAGTAACACAGTTACTTTGCCATTCACTGCTATGGGGTTTATTAGTGTATGGCTACGTTTGTCTACTCCAGCACATCCATACATTACAGCTgtattgaaaaggaaaattcaatCTAACATTAGCATAAAACTATCTATTGTAGTTCTACCACTGCTCTTCTGAATGGTAAAAAGCTATTTGAGGCTCTCACACTATGTGAAGTTATAACTGCAAGCCTCCCTATTGCCTTAGCACAACATTGCAACTACCAGCTGCATTTTACCTGACACTGGTCCCTTGCTCAGCACTGAGGTTGtttgcagctcttccctgctAGTTCTCATGGCTCCCCTCAGCAAGCCTTTCcagatcatttttttctttactttgtaTTTAGTTCTTCCTTATAAAAAGGTAATTTTGGGGTAGGAGTGAATAAATGAAATCTTTCTATTTTCCCTGTGATTTACAGCCTCTGCAGAGAGCCCAGGATCGATTAATTACATGGTACTTTACAGCACTTGGGCAATGTGTGAACATTCATTAAATGGATCAGTGGGTTTGCTAAGCAATGCTCTGATCACATTTCACAGTGGGACCATGTGCAAGCAGATCTCCCTTCTGCAGCTAAAGGTGCTCCACATCAAAACCTGCAGAAGTGGTGTATGTAGTCCAGGCTTTACTCAGGTCACGTCTTACATTGCATGTGAAGCACGGACCCTCCCTCTGTCAGTTCAGGAGCTGCACAGTGCACCTGGCAGCCCAAGTCCTGGGTTGTCACAATACCTGACATCCATGGGCTGGCTCCAAAAGGAACAGATGTGTCTTGAGTCCATGGGGAGAAGATGGGGGAGCAAACCGGTTCTCTCCTTAGCCAAAGGGTCTTATAACCCCAATAAAAAAgattctgcaggaaaataacCTTCACTTCCAGCCTCTGTCAAGTGCCTACCATCTTTAGGAGCATGTCCATGCCCATCTTTGCGAGTCTCTGCCTCAGCTCTGTGGCAACCTCTGTGTGTAGGTAGTGTGAAATAGGCTCACTctcctgaaaaagagaagaaaagaaaaaagagctggAATCAGATACACCCTGAGTCCCACGTGCAATCATACCTTTACTTAGGTGCTGTGAGATAAGGAATAACCTAGAAGGGACCAGCTCATTGGGACTGTACCCAATGGTACAGGCAAGTACACGGTGGCTGCACACGCTGCTGGTCTGCTCGGCTTCAGCCAAGTGTTTACTTCTATATGGAGCTGTCTGCCACCTGGCTTCTGGGATGCACTGTTTAcaaagagagcagaagagaCACTGCAGAAGGACAGCGATCTCTTTAAACAAAGAAGAGCACTCCTGCCTGTGACTGCTCCTTCTCAAAAGATACATCTTTACCAAGCTCCCTTGAGGGTCTTCTCCCTGCTACCGCTGCTCCCAGACTGCGCAGTTCTTACCTCGAATGTTTCCACGAGAACATCCGTTGTCACCAAAGGGCGAACAGGAGTTGGGAACTTCACAAAATTGACATCTAGGAAGTTTTGACGGAAGCGCTCCAGATTTCTGGCTTCGTAGTGCAAGTCAAtctcaaaggagaaaaaggaaaagcgGATTGGGAGTTAGATGCAATTAGATCTTTGGGACTTATAGCCTCCTTGATGGGAGAGCAGAGTCATGCATTGAGCAATGAGTGGCACACCACCCAGCACCTCAAAAATACCCCAGATACACTACAGGCATAGTGTCTCAGAAAAGACCAGGACTGCCTTATTTTCAATGGTGAGAAGGATCCTGAACCAAAGATTACTGTCCGAATAGCGAGGCAGGAAAGCAGGCTAGAACTGCAGCCCTAGCCTCAATTAACAGATGGGCAGCTATAGCAGGAAGAAATTTAATGTAACACATACAAAATAATATACCACGAGAAGTGATAGCATGGATGGAGTTAAAGCCAATCAATAGCAAGACCAGTCTTATTTCAGCACTTGGCATTTCACACACCTGCTGAAGCATAAGTTTCTCAAATTCTTCCACAATCTCTGTCAAACTGAGCCACTTGAATCCAGGGAGAAGCCCAATGATGTGGCTCCCCAGCTTCATGAGGAACAGATCCATCTGGACTTGCTGGACTAGCCCTGGGTGCAGGACCTGCACAAGAAGAAATGGTGGCAAGGTCAACTCCCAGAACGCTGTAAAAACAAGTCAATTTCTATCAGTTAAAATAACCTATTTGAAACGAACAG
The Coturnix japonica isolate 7356 chromosome 1, Coturnix japonica 2.1, whole genome shotgun sequence DNA segment above includes these coding regions:
- the ADCK2 gene encoding uncharacterized aarF domain-containing protein kinase 2 isoform X1 → MVAGCAARLLPLPLLGRAAGARGPPPGWAVLGRVGLRAGRWAAVALAVPAAAGRREEPVRWRAAALPVWAGERGPERPARGVLRRLRLVLRLGLRACGLLLRFGPLLLLYPLSRLRPGMAALWLRLLRRAAEAAGPTCIKLGQWASTRRDLFSEAFCDEFSKLHVEVSPHPWGHTDELLRKAFGEDWRRILTFPSQEPVGSGCVAQVYKAYADLTAIAGPPAEGLAWSSELQSAFEAWEVSGLRGLFRWLRRKSERMWEERSGAELSPISCSLRNPVHGTPRVEQTATQLLDANPSPARPLTPVAVKVLHPGLVQQVQMDLFLMKLGSHIIGLLPGFKWLSLTEIVEEFEKLMLQQIDLHYEARNLERFRQNFLDVNFVKFPTPVRPLVTTDVLVETFEESEPISHYLHTEVATELRQRLAKMGMDMLLKMVFVDNFVHADLHPGNILVQGTACVSTSYKEQTAIVDLCDTLIVEVQPPFKQLCLVLLDAGIVAELQSADMQNFRAVFTAVVQGQGEKVAELILHHARANQCQDIERFKAEMAELVTKVRRNTIALGKLQVANLLSSVFKLLMTHKVKLESNFASIIFAIMVLEGLGRSLDPELDILEAAKPLLIRTAASVLE